The nucleotide window CATTGGCTTAAACATTTTTCCTTCAATACCTTGCAGTGTAAAAATGGGCAAATACACAATGAGAATAATAATTTGACCAAAAACGGCACTGTTCATCATTTTTTCTGAAGTGCGTATTACTAAGTGATCAATATTGTCTGCCGGATTTTGCGGTGTGGGGGCTTGCCGCCCATGCAAAGAATGTAGCACTGCCTCTACAATAATCACTGCTCCATCTACGATAAGCCCGAAATCCAATGCACCCAAACTCATCAAATTGCCGCTTACGCCAAATAAATTCATCATACAAATGGCAAACAACATCGCCAAAGGTATCACCGATGCTACCAATAAACCCGCTCTTATATTGCCCAAAAATAAGACCAGCACCAACACTACAATTAAAGCTCCTTCCAAAAGGTTTTTTTCCACGGTGCTGATGGCGTTGTTTACCATTTTGGTACGGTCTAAAAACGGCTCTATCACCACACCTTCGGGCAGTGTTTTTTGAATTTGGACAATACGTTCTTTCACGCTTTTGATAACCTCGCTGCTATTAGCCCCTTTGAGCATCATCACCACTGCCCCCGATACTTCGCCTTCGTCGTTATAGCACATCGCTCCATAGCGCGTGGCAGAACCGATACGAATGTCGGCTACATCTTTAATAAACAAGGGCGCACTGCCCTGCCCGCGCGGAATGGCTATATTTCTGATGTCGTCTGCCGATTTCACCAAACCCTCGCTTCTGATAAACAATACCGTAGGCCCTTTTTCAATGTAAGCACCACCTGTATTTTGATTGTTGTTTTCTAAAGCCGAAAACACATCGTGTATGGTGATGCCAAAGGCGTTTAATTTGTCGGGTTTTACGGCAATTTCGTATTGTTTCAGTTTGCCGCCAAAGCTGCTCACCTCGGCTACACCTTTTACGCCCAGCAATTGTCGCCGCACAATCCAATCTTGAATGGTGCGCAACTCTATAGCATCGTATCGCTGCTCATAGCCTTTTTCGGGACGTAGCACATACTGATAAATTTCACCCAAACCAGTAGTGATAGGTCCCAATTCGGGTGTACCAATACCTGCCGGAATTTGGTTTTGTACTTGTTGCAAACGCTCCGCTACCTGTTGGCGCGCCCAGTAAATATCCACTTCATCTTCAAACACAATCGTTACCAACGATAAGCCAAAGCGCGAAAAACTTCTTATTTCTTTAATACCTGATATATTGCTATTTGCCTGCTCTATCGGAAAAGTGATGAGGCGTTCAATATCAGTAGCTCCGAAAGATGGAGCTTGTGTGATGATTTGTACCTGATTGTCGGTAATATCGGGTACGGCATCAATGGGTAGCAGCGTTGCCTGATAGCTGCCAATAATGATGAGGGAAAGCACTAATAGCCCCACAACGAGTTTGTTCCTCACGGAAAACTCAATAATATGTTTTAGCATTAAATATTTTTACTTAAAAATGATAAACAAATAAAAATTCATCTGTCCAACAGCTTTTTCAAACTGCTGAAAACACATTTTTTAAATACATCATTAATAAGTTTGTGGAGGCTGCCAGATATTATCCAAATAATTGGACGAATAAAAAACGGCATCGTAATGCCCGTGCGGTGTGAGCCGTTTGGTGTCGGGGAATAAATAAGGAGATGATGACTGTGTTACCACAACTATCTCATGGAAAGGGTGCGAAAGCGGACTGTTGCTGCAACAGTCGTGCGTTTTGAAGGGCAGACGCTTATCTTTTTCATAATCTTCATCTTGCACTACACCTTGTGTATAATGCAAACTCAGAAAATCAAAAAAACTCATCTGATTATCTACTATGCGATGTTCCATAAAATGCTCTATCAGCAGGGGCAACCGCAACAATTCGTGCAATTCCGTAGTTCCTAACAAATAAAGGACTAATAAAAATATGGAAACATGATTTTTCACAATGCAAATGTATAAAAAAAGCCAAAACTCCTATGTTAATTTTTTTTAAAAAATGGAACGCTAATTGTATTGTTTCTTTTGAAAAACATTTGCCGAATACTTATTTTTTTATAGAATACTATCTTTTATATGTTTGTTTATTCAACAAAACACTACAAAACAGTAATAAATTTTAATATTTTTTCCCCATTTTATCATAAATGTACAAACTTATATAATTTTGTACCCCAATTCTTCTCTTGACAGCCCATTGTGTTGTAAAAAAACATATCCGATGTGCTATTATTTCATCAGAAAAGTATAGTAATGATTAAAAACCTCCTCATTGTAGAATCGCCCGCTAAGGCTAAAACCATTGAAAAAATATTAGGAAAAGACTTTAAAGTGGAGTCCTGCTATGGTCATATCCGCGATTTGCCCAAAGAAAATAAAGCCATTGACGTAGAAAACAATTTCAAACCGCTTTATATTATTCCTGAAGATAAAGAACAAACGGTTGAAAAATTAGGCAAACTCATTGAACAATCGGAACAGGTGTGGTTGGCAACGGACGAAGACCGCGAAGGCGAAGCTATTTCGTGGCACTTATGCGAAGTGTTTAATTTGAATGTAGATGATACCAAACGCATCGTATTTCACGAAATTACCAAACCTGCCTTGCTCAAAGCAATTCAGGTTCCCCGCAAAATCAATTTGGATTTGGTAGATGCCCAACAGGCACGCCGTCTGCTCGACCGCTTGGTGGGTTTTGAAATATCTCCTATCCTTTGGCGAAAAATCAGCAACAACAAGGCACTTTCTGCGGGGCGTGTGCAGTCGGTGGCGGTGCGCTTGGTGGTGGAGCGCGAGCGCGAAATTCAGTCGTTCCAACAAGGCAGCTTTTATAAAATCAATGCGTATTTTAATATAGCCGACAAAGAAGGCAAAAACACCGTACTCAAAGCCGAATTACCCAAACGCTTCGATACCGAAGCCGAAGGTGTGGCTTTTTTGCAATTGTGCAGCAAAGCAATTTTTAAAGTGAATGATTTGCAGGTGAAGCCCGTAAAGCGCAAACCTGCTGCACCCTTTACCACTTCTACATTACAACAAGAAGCCGGACGCAAATTAGGGTATTCGGTGTCTAAAACAATGTTGCTGGCTCAACGCCTCTACGAAGCCGGTTTTATCACTTATATGCGTACCGACTCGGTGGTGCTCTCCGACACCGCACGCGAAGCCGCCGCCGCCGAAATAGAAAAATCTTACGGCAAACATTATGTGGAAATACGCCAATACAACACACAAGCCAAAGATGCGCAAGAAGCCCACGAAGCCATTCGTCCTACTTATTTTGAGGAGCATAAAGCGGGGACTACTGCCGAAGAGCGCGCCCTCTACGAGCTGATTTGGAAACGAACCCTCGCCTCGCAAATGCGCGATGCCGACCTCGAACGCACCATTGCCAAAATTGGTATTTCTACCTCTGCCGAAGAACTCACCGCACAGGGCGAAATGCTCAAATTCGACGGATTTTTGCGCCTCTATCGCGAGTCTTTTGATGATGAGGACGACAGTAACGAAGATGCTCAAACGATTTTGCCACCTTTGAGCATCGGGCAAACCCTTGAACTCAAAGAAATGCGCTGCGCCCAACGGCAGTATCGCGCACCCTATCGTTATTCGGAGGCTTCGTTGGTGAAAAAAATGGAAGAACTCGGCATCGGCCGCCCTTCTACTTACGCACCTACTATCAATACCATTTTGAAGCGTGAATATGTAAAAAAAGACAGCCGAGATGGCACAAAACAGCATTTTTCGCTGCATACACTTGCCAATGGCAACATCGCCCAAAGCCACACAGAGGAAATTATCGGTGCAGAAAAACACAAATTATTTCCTACCGATATGGGGAAATTAGTGAATGATTTTTTGGTAGAACATTTTGAAGATGTGGTTAATTATGATTTTACCGCCAAAATAGAAGCACAATTTGACCATATTGCCAACGGCGATATGAACTGGGTGAATATGTTGTCGGATTTTTACAAACCATTTAAGCAGGAGGTACTGCAAACTTCGCAAGAAGCAAAAAAAATTACCGGAGAGCGCGTACTCGGCATTGACCCCAAAAGCGGAAAAGAAGTATCAGCCAAATTGGGCAGATATGGTAAAATGATTCAAATCGGAAAAGCCGAAGATGAAGAAAAACCGCTTTTTGCCAAAATGTTGCCGCATCAGGAAATTTCGGATATTCGGCTCGAAGATGCTCTGGCTCTTTTTGCATTGCCGCGTACTGTGGGCGTTTTTGAAGGAAAAGAAATTCAAGCCTCCGATGGAAAATTCGGTCCTTATGTAGTACATAATAAAGTATTTGCTTCTATACCCAAAAATTCGCAACTTAGTCCGCTTACCATCACGTTGGAAGAGGCTGTTGCACTTTTAGAAGCCAAACGCGAACAAGCTGCCAATAAGATAATTCAGGAATTTAACGAAGACTCCGACATCAAAATATTAAACGGCTTATATGGTCCTTACATCAAAGCCGGAAAAAACAATATCAAACTTCCCAAAGGCAAAGACCCCAAAGCTCTTACTTTTGACGAAGTGGTAGAAATTATTCAAACTGCGCCGCCGCCTTCCGAAAAAAAGAAAGCGAGAAGCAAAAAATAAAAACAGCGCATTGGATATAAAGCGATTTGAAATGCCTCCATTTTTTTTGTTGAAATGGGGGCATTTTTAATCCTGCCAAAAGTTATTTTTACACAATTATTCAAAGCATCTGCGACAAACAGTCCTTCGTATCCAGCGCATCAAGCACCATCTTACGCCTATGTTATTCAGCCAAATAGCCGGACTTCAGGAACTCAAACAGCATATTTTACATCTGTTTCAGCATCAGCGGCTGGCACATGCCTATTTGCTGTTGGGAAATGACGGCTGGGGAGCTTTGTCTGTGGCAATGGCAATGGCGCAATACGCCGTGTGCAGCAATCCCCACAGCTACGATGCTTGCGGCTCTTGTGCCGCCTGTGCAAAAGCCCAGAAACTCATTCACCCCGATATTCATTTTACATATCCCGTAGTGGGCAGCGGCGAACTCAGTGCCGAGCACATTTCCAAGTGGCGCGAGGCTTTTATCGCTAATCCTTACCTGAACGAAGCTCAATGGCTACAAATGTTGGATACCGACAACAAACAAGGCAATATCAGTGCCAAAGAATGTGCTGCCATTATTAAAAATTTGAGTTTTAAATCATTTGAATCTACTTATAAAATTCAGATTATATGGAAAGCCGAACGCCTCCAAAAAGATGCCAACCGCCTCCTCAAAACCATTGAAGAACCCGAAGGCAACACCTTGATTTTGATGGTAGCAAGCGATGTGCGCCAAATATTGCCCACTGTGTTGTCAAGGGTGCAAATGCTGCGCCTTACGCCACTCGCCGATGAAGAAGTGAGTGATTATTTGCAAAAAAAACATCAAATGTCCACCGGAGCGGCAGCACAAGCGGCTCTTGGCTCAAATGGCGAAATCAGTACGGCTTTGTGGCAAGGCTCTCACGAAACCCACAATGAGTTGCTGCTGCAATGGTTGCAAGCTACTTATGCCCATCAGCCCGAAAACTTTGTGCGCTGGGCTGAAACTATGGCAAAACTGGCACGCGAACAACAAAAAAACTGGTTACGCTATGTACTGTTTTTTGTAGAAGATAGTTGTCGTTTGCGCTGGCAGTTAGCAAGCCGTCTGCCCGAAGGCGACACGCTCAAATGGGCACAGCGATTGGCTGCTCTTCCTTTGGAAGAAACCGAAAATTTATCCGCTCTTCTCAACAAGTCAGTAGAATACACCGAGCGCAACGCTCATGCAAAAATTTTGTTTTTTAATCTTTCTATTCAACTTTCTGCTATATTTGCCAAACAAAAAATTGCTGCAAAAACGTGAATACAGTATTGTATTTATCTGTTTTTGTTTCTTTTATCAGGTATTTTTTGTTGATTAATGGTAAAAAATAATAATATATGGCTATTACTGGATTTTCTTCTGAATTTTCGCTAACGCCCTTGGAGGAACGAGCCGAAATTGTATTCAAACGCGGCTCTTTGTATATTGGTATTCCCAAGGAAACCTCTTTTCAGGAGCGGCGCATTGCCCTCACGCCACAGGCGGTGGAGCTGCTTGTAGCCAAAGGGCATCGGGTCACTATAGAAAGCGGTGCGGGTTTGGGGGCGCATTTCAGCGACAGAGAATATGCCGAAGTAGGAGCTGATATCGTTTTTGATACAAAAAAAGTTTTTGAAGCGCAGGTTATTCTCAAAACAGCACCACTCACCACCGCCGAAACAGATTATCTGCACCCGTACCAAATAATTTTTTCGCCGCTGCATCTGCCTACGATGAGTGCCGATTTTTTGCCTTCCCTGATGCAAAAACAAGTAACTGCTAT belongs to Sphingobacteriales bacterium and includes:
- the topA gene encoding type I DNA topoisomerase yields the protein MIKNLLIVESPAKAKTIEKILGKDFKVESCYGHIRDLPKENKAIDVENNFKPLYIIPEDKEQTVEKLGKLIEQSEQVWLATDEDREGEAISWHLCEVFNLNVDDTKRIVFHEITKPALLKAIQVPRKINLDLVDAQQARRLLDRLVGFEISPILWRKISNNKALSAGRVQSVAVRLVVEREREIQSFQQGSFYKINAYFNIADKEGKNTVLKAELPKRFDTEAEGVAFLQLCSKAIFKVNDLQVKPVKRKPAAPFTTSTLQQEAGRKLGYSVSKTMLLAQRLYEAGFITYMRTDSVVLSDTAREAAAAEIEKSYGKHYVEIRQYNTQAKDAQEAHEAIRPTYFEEHKAGTTAEERALYELIWKRTLASQMRDADLERTIAKIGISTSAEELTAQGEMLKFDGFLRLYRESFDDEDDSNEDAQTILPPLSIGQTLELKEMRCAQRQYRAPYRYSEASLVKKMEELGIGRPSTYAPTINTILKREYVKKDSRDGTKQHFSLHTLANGNIAQSHTEEIIGAEKHKLFPTDMGKLVNDFLVEHFEDVVNYDFTAKIEAQFDHIANGDMNWVNMLSDFYKPFKQEVLQTSQEAKKITGERVLGIDPKSGKEVSAKLGRYGKMIQIGKAEDEEKPLFAKMLPHQEISDIRLEDALALFALPRTVGVFEGKEIQASDGKFGPYVVHNKVFASIPKNSQLSPLTITLEEAVALLEAKREQAANKIIQEFNEDSDIKILNGLYGPYIKAGKNNIKLPKGKDPKALTFDEVVEIIQTAPPPSEKKKARSKK